In Fluviispira sanaruensis, a genomic segment contains:
- a CDS encoding aminotransferase class V-fold PLP-dependent enzyme has translation MIYSNTASVGQLRAETHAAVMEFINSYKENNFYISGYKKGWEKVEQCRSKISELLQNKLNSVLLYTSTTDAMSILLTQLRLKEGSVVAIPKEYFPSIGGIKLSFEQMKYKVVEIGNDKGEIKVEDIQDLKIDVLLIEWVNYWNGYKNNLKDLSHWCRKNNVIFAVDAVQGVGSCAIDFDIHDIDFFISAGHKWLRALEGAAFAVVSERMNSLLKQTIFGYNSFSDRNQYDCKNRHINHSLLRFELGTLSGVSFISLHSAISELLNENYNNVVTKLKQNSFAITQHLLSYGAIVHSPIVEEKCTGIVSFTLANIDTLEIYNKLLEFGVIAKIRNERIRLSPDATVNLENLLQRLNACLKGIL, from the coding sequence ATGATTTATTCAAATACAGCATCAGTTGGACAGCTGCGTGCTGAAACCCACGCAGCTGTCATGGAGTTTATTAACTCTTATAAAGAAAATAATTTTTATATATCTGGATATAAAAAAGGATGGGAAAAAGTAGAGCAGTGTCGTTCAAAAATTTCTGAACTTTTACAAAATAAATTAAATAGCGTTCTTCTTTATACTTCAACCACCGATGCAATGAGTATTTTACTTACTCAGTTAAGGTTGAAAGAAGGGAGTGTTGTTGCTATTCCAAAAGAATATTTTCCATCAATTGGAGGAATAAAATTATCTTTTGAACAAATGAAATATAAAGTTGTCGAGATAGGCAATGACAAAGGTGAAATAAAAGTTGAAGATATACAGGATCTAAAAATTGATGTTCTGCTGATAGAGTGGGTTAATTATTGGAACGGTTATAAAAATAACTTAAAAGATCTATCGCATTGGTGTCGAAAAAACAATGTAATTTTTGCTGTGGATGCCGTGCAAGGGGTTGGCTCTTGTGCGATTGATTTTGATATTCACGATATCGATTTTTTCATTTCAGCTGGACACAAATGGCTACGTGCCCTCGAGGGAGCCGCATTTGCTGTGGTGTCGGAACGAATGAATTCGCTCTTAAAACAAACTATTTTTGGCTATAATAGTTTTTCTGATAGGAATCAATATGATTGTAAAAATCGTCATATTAATCATTCGTTGCTTAGGTTTGAATTAGGAACCTTGAGTGGGGTTTCATTTATAAGTTTACACAGCGCAATATCAGAGTTATTAAATGAAAATTATAATAATGTCGTAACAAAATTAAAACAAAATTCTTTTGCCATTACGCAGCATTTATTAAGTTATGGAGCAATTGTACATTCTCCAATTGTTGAAGAAAAATGTACAGGTATCGTGTCATTTACCTTAGCAAATATTGATACTTTGGAAATTTATAATAAACTGCTCGAATTCGGAGTCATTGCAAAAATTAGAAATGAACGCATTCGACTCAGTCCTGACGCAACGGTGAATTTAGAAAATTTGTTACAGAGACTGAATGCATGTCTGAAAGGAATATTATGA
- a CDS encoding PLP-dependent lyase/thiolase, translating into MKSIDYLDRIMHLQTPLIQSSDDERIYLKLEGGSLNYNHKFRSAAFLVKKALNKKVDLSKVADRSSGSWSMALSHCVHLAKGKTQFITTKIPHPYLAKVVESKNGCFKMVKNNSVRIEELNHLIDNEGWYSFDQHNNLDLIDAFKATLGMQLVNDLKAMQIKPKFVVAPVGTGGLLAGVSLALKENGFATKIVGCDISSSIVNQAKRSITYKLSTCRGVGSEDEICLTFLEAAKYIDEIFVSNIYRTLHEMKIFTNSNSFTVGMSTCLAISVAKKQLLKQCKANETVLVISPDRGETYTDEINCAFKI; encoded by the coding sequence ATGAAAAGTATAGATTATTTAGACAGAATTATGCATTTACAGACTCCCCTTATTCAATCCTCTGACGATGAGCGTATTTATTTAAAATTGGAGGGGGGATCGCTAAATTACAATCATAAGTTTCGTTCAGCGGCATTTCTAGTAAAAAAGGCATTAAATAAAAAAGTCGATCTATCTAAAGTAGCCGATAGAAGCAGTGGCTCTTGGTCCATGGCTCTTTCCCATTGTGTGCATCTTGCTAAAGGAAAAACACAGTTCATTACAACAAAAATTCCTCATCCATATTTGGCAAAAGTTGTCGAAAGCAAAAATGGATGCTTTAAAATGGTAAAAAATAATTCTGTCCGCATAGAAGAATTAAATCATCTGATTGACAATGAAGGTTGGTATTCATTTGATCAGCATAATAATTTAGATCTTATAGATGCTTTTAAAGCGACATTAGGAATGCAGTTGGTAAATGATCTCAAAGCAATGCAGATAAAACCAAAATTTGTTGTGGCTCCTGTTGGTACGGGCGGATTGCTCGCAGGGGTGAGTCTCGCCCTAAAAGAAAACGGATTTGCAACTAAAATAGTTGGTTGTGATATTTCAAGTAGCATTGTGAATCAGGCAAAACGTTCTATCACTTATAAGTTATCAACATGTAGGGGGGTGGGTTCTGAGGATGAAATATGTTTGACATTTTTAGAAGCTGCAAAATATATAGACGAGATTTTTGTTTCAAATATTTATAGAACATTGCATGAAATGAAAATATTTACAAACAGCAATTCTTTTACGGTCGGAATGAGTACTTGTTTAGCAATTAGTGTTGCTAAAAAACAACTTTTAAAGCAATGTAAAGCGAATGAAACCGTTTTAGTCATTTCTCCAGATCGAGGAGAAACTTATACAGATGAAATCAATTGTGCTTTCAAAATTTAA
- the rsmA gene encoding 16S rRNA (adenine(1518)-N(6)/adenine(1519)-N(6))-dimethyltransferase RsmA yields the protein MRSKFKKEKDFKKEKADHAFHLHAKKSLGQNFLRDANVVEKIASSIDTLFSEKEQKYVHEIGPGSGALTLPLLQKNIKIKALEKDERSVQGLNETLAKDFKNQFQVVQTDILKWNPSEDPALSLEQKCICVGNLPYYITSDILFWFCRYYKFYTHGIFMVQNEVADRLQAKPGTKDYGRLSVRIQLFFEVKKLFVVPAKCFVPQPKVDSAIVLLCPKSFSFPTPDEDNAFSSFTTVLFSARRKMLRRALHAQLQQLEEKSPGRMSEFWQLAASHGVTEETRPDVLSPSTILAMHKFFYSK from the coding sequence ATGCGCAGTAAATTCAAAAAAGAAAAAGATTTCAAAAAAGAGAAAGCAGACCATGCTTTTCATCTTCACGCAAAGAAATCCCTTGGTCAGAATTTTTTAAGAGATGCCAACGTAGTTGAAAAAATAGCCAGTTCTATTGATACACTTTTTAGTGAAAAAGAACAAAAATATGTGCATGAAATTGGCCCAGGATCAGGGGCTTTGACTCTGCCTCTTCTACAAAAAAATATAAAAATAAAAGCTCTGGAAAAAGACGAACGTTCCGTACAAGGCTTAAATGAAACCTTAGCAAAAGATTTTAAAAATCAATTTCAAGTTGTCCAGACTGACATTTTAAAATGGAATCCAAGTGAAGATCCCGCTCTTAGTTTAGAACAAAAATGTATTTGCGTCGGAAACTTACCATATTATATTACAAGTGATATTCTTTTTTGGTTTTGTAGATATTATAAATTTTATACACATGGTATTTTCATGGTGCAAAATGAAGTTGCAGATAGGTTACAAGCAAAACCTGGAACAAAGGATTACGGACGTTTGAGCGTACGTATTCAGCTTTTTTTCGAGGTCAAAAAACTTTTTGTCGTGCCTGCGAAATGTTTTGTTCCTCAGCCGAAAGTAGACTCTGCTATTGTTTTGCTCTGTCCGAAGAGTTTTTCTTTTCCAACGCCAGATGAGGATAATGCTTTTAGTTCATTTACCACTGTTTTATTCAGTGCGCGGAGAAAGATGTTAAGAAGAGCATTGCATGCGCAGCTCCAGCAGCTTGAAGAAAAAAGTCCTGGTAGAATGAGTGAATTTTGGCAACTTGCTGCCTCACATGGAGTTACTGAAGAAACCAGACCCGATGTTTTATCTCCATCGACAATTCTAGCTATGCACAAATTTTTCTATTCTAAATGA
- a CDS encoding glutathione S-transferase family protein has translation MSSNPFRLYECPATRSDRIKFMLEELCIPYDLKLIDLANGEHKTPEFLKINPYGAVPVLEDIEKKLFISESGAICEYIAMKYKHKLYFPNEKSDEFIRYKELMYFAVSSLDPICLTILHQAKSLAPENRSVYLLEDAIKKFSYCAQFLEHALKDKTYVLGSNISTPDFIIAATLIWVKEEVAKHPILQKYIENILKLPSMMKVRNDIKNRIK, from the coding sequence GTGTCAAGCAATCCTTTTAGACTTTACGAATGTCCAGCAACACGGTCCGACAGAATTAAGTTTATGCTCGAAGAATTATGCATTCCCTATGATTTAAAATTGATAGACCTTGCAAATGGCGAGCACAAAACCCCTGAGTTTTTAAAAATAAACCCCTATGGCGCCGTTCCTGTGCTTGAAGACATAGAAAAAAAGCTTTTTATTTCAGAATCAGGCGCTATCTGTGAATATATAGCAATGAAATATAAGCATAAACTTTATTTCCCTAATGAAAAGAGCGATGAATTTATTCGTTATAAAGAACTCATGTATTTTGCTGTCAGTTCCCTTGATCCTATCTGTTTAACTATTTTACACCAGGCAAAATCACTTGCTCCAGAAAATCGATCGGTATATCTTCTTGAAGACGCCATTAAGAAATTTTCTTATTGTGCTCAATTTTTAGAACACGCTCTTAAAGATAAAACTTATGTACTTGGAAGCAATATAAGCACACCGGATTTTATCATTGCAGCAACACTGATTTGGGTCAAAGAAGAAGTTGCAAAACATCCTATACTACAAAAGTATATAGAAAATATTTTAAAACTTCCTTCTATGATGAAAGTCCGAAATGATATTAAAAACCGCATTAAGTAG
- a CDS encoding methylated-DNA--[protein]-cysteine S-methyltransferase produces MSPQMNFIYKARNELPLYMQNKHIHYAYGNTSFGTYFCVFENHNIIHLIFIDENNLKKTIENYSIKYRSALSFHSAEATHIFDKDLNIIDEKAHFILFGTPFQIKVWQSLLLVPFGSQISYSQLAINANLPKSCRAVANAIGANPIAYFIPCHRILRKDGGIGGYRWGIERKKIMLSYENIKMPSSFCTM; encoded by the coding sequence ATGTCTCCACAAATGAATTTTATCTATAAAGCAAGGAATGAATTGCCATTATATATGCAAAATAAACATATTCACTATGCATATGGGAATACCTCTTTTGGCACTTATTTTTGCGTCTTTGAAAATCATAATATTATACATTTAATTTTTATTGATGAAAATAACTTAAAAAAGACAATTGAAAATTACAGTATAAAATATCGTTCGGCCTTATCATTTCATTCAGCTGAAGCCACTCATATTTTTGATAAAGATTTAAATATTATAGACGAAAAAGCACATTTTATATTATTCGGCACGCCCTTCCAAATAAAAGTTTGGCAATCCCTTCTTTTAGTGCCATTTGGTAGCCAAATTTCTTATAGTCAATTGGCCATAAATGCCAATTTACCTAAGTCCTGTCGAGCTGTCGCAAATGCTATTGGTGCAAACCCAATCGCCTATTTTATTCCTTGTCATCGCATTTTGCGCAAAGATGGAGGGATTGGTGGATATCGTTGGGGAATAGAAAGAAAAAAAATTATGCTCAGTTATGAAAATATTAAGATGCCGTCTTCTTTTTGTACAATGTAA
- the msrA gene encoding peptide-methionine (S)-S-oxide reductase MsrA: MEIATFGAGCFWGVEAKYRTIKGVISTEVGYLGGTLKNPTYEDVCSDKTGHAEVVQITFDPKIVKYSDLLDVFWKCHNPTTLNRQGPDIGSQYRSAIFYHSDEQKVVAEKSKLTLEEKHVYKDKIVTEITPTSTFYKAEEYHQQYLEKKGLASCHI, encoded by the coding sequence ATGGAAATTGCTACATTCGGTGCAGGGTGTTTTTGGGGAGTGGAAGCGAAATACAGAACAATTAAAGGTGTTATTTCAACAGAAGTTGGCTATCTGGGAGGGACTCTTAAAAATCCCACTTATGAAGATGTCTGCTCCGACAAAACAGGACATGCTGAAGTTGTACAAATCACTTTTGATCCTAAAATTGTCAAATATTCTGATTTACTCGATGTATTTTGGAAGTGTCACAACCCTACGACGTTAAATAGACAAGGTCCAGATATTGGCTCACAGTATCGTTCAGCCATTTTTTATCACAGTGATGAGCAAAAAGTTGTTGCTGAGAAATCGAAATTAACTTTAGAAGAAAAGCATGTGTATAAAGACAAAATTGTTACAGAAATAACCCCTACCTCAACATTTTATAAGGCGGAAGAATATCATCAACAATATTTAGAAAAAAAAGGACTTGCGAGTTGTCACATTTAA